Proteins encoded within one genomic window of Flavobacterium gilvum:
- a CDS encoding 2TM domain-containing protein codes for MEKEFHEQYEYARNRIKQKKRLYYHFVFFMLASIFLITGAYFFNSGLNIHWCIWGITLWAFFFVLHFIKVFITDRFMNKNWERDQIERLVALQQKKIAKLQSKIEETDS; via the coding sequence ATGGAAAAAGAATTTCACGAACAATATGAGTATGCTAGGAATAGAATAAAGCAAAAGAAAAGATTGTATTACCATTTTGTTTTTTTTATGTTGGCGAGTATATTTTTGATTACGGGAGCATATTTTTTTAACTCGGGATTAAATATTCACTGGTGTATTTGGGGGATAACTTTGTGGGCATTCTTTTTTGTTTTGCATTTTATTAAAGTGTTTATCACCGATCGATTTATGAATAAGAATTGGGAGAGAGATCAAATTGAACGATTGGTAGCTTTGCAACAAAAAAAGATAGCTAAGTTGCAATCCAAAATAGAAGAAACAGATTCTTAA
- a CDS encoding electron transfer flavoprotein subunit beta/FixA family protein — MKILVCISHVPDTTSKINFTNGDADFDTSGVQYVINPNDEFGLTRALWFQEQQGATVTVVNVGGPDTEPTLRKALAIGANEAIRVNANPADGFFVAKQLAEVVKNGGYDVVIAGKESLDYNGGMVPGMIAGILGYNFINSCIGVTVDGSNVTAVREMDGGKETVNTSLPIVIGTQKGIVEEKDLRIPNMRGIMTARTKALTILESVDAAVNTKVVKYEKPAPKSAVKMIAADNLDELINLLHNEAKVI; from the coding sequence ATGAAAATATTAGTTTGCATCAGCCACGTTCCTGATACTACTTCAAAAATTAATTTCACCAACGGAGATGCTGATTTTGATACCAGTGGAGTTCAATATGTAATTAACCCAAATGATGAATTTGGACTAACCCGCGCACTTTGGTTTCAAGAGCAGCAGGGGGCTACAGTTACTGTAGTGAATGTTGGAGGGCCAGACACGGAGCCTACTTTGAGAAAAGCGTTGGCAATAGGTGCCAATGAAGCGATTCGTGTAAATGCTAATCCTGCAGATGGTTTTTTTGTGGCCAAACAATTAGCCGAAGTGGTTAAAAATGGTGGTTATGATGTTGTAATTGCGGGGAAAGAATCCTTGGATTACAATGGAGGAATGGTTCCTGGAATGATTGCAGGTATTTTGGGATATAATTTTATAAATTCATGTATAGGTGTCACTGTTGATGGTTCGAATGTGACTGCTGTTCGCGAGATGGACGGAGGGAAAGAAACTGTGAATACTTCATTACCAATCGTCATTGGAACACAAAAAGGAATTGTTGAGGAAAAAGATTTGCGCATCCCAAATATGAGAGGAATTATGACTGCAAGAACAAAAGCATTAACAATCCTTGAATCGGTAGATGCAGCTGTAAATACAAAAGTTGTAAAATATGAAAAACCGGCTCCAAAATCGGCAGTAAAAATGATTGCGGCAGATAATTTGGATGAATTAATTAATTTGTTGCACAACGAAGCGAAAGTGATTTAA
- a CDS encoding DNA-3-methyladenine glycosylase family protein codes for MQKAFDYLFKKDSIFKEIVDTYGTPTIPKRPQGFETLVLLILEQQVSIDSAKATFLKIKAHTSCTPETLSILPEEEFRALGVSRQKTNYIKILAQTILNKELDIESLASKTAQQVREELIRLKGIGNWTIDIYLMFCLQEPDLIPLGDIAIINTIKELLNIHDKQEMETHTQQWSPYRSYATYLLWHYYLKKRNRTIVY; via the coding sequence ATGCAAAAGGCCTTCGATTATCTTTTCAAAAAAGATTCCATATTCAAAGAGATTGTTGATACTTATGGAACACCGACAATTCCAAAAAGACCACAAGGATTTGAGACATTGGTATTACTGATTTTGGAACAGCAGGTTTCCATAGATTCAGCCAAAGCCACATTTTTAAAAATCAAAGCACATACAAGTTGTACACCTGAAACACTATCGATTTTACCCGAAGAAGAATTTAGGGCATTAGGCGTAAGTCGGCAAAAAACCAATTACATAAAAATATTAGCCCAAACTATCCTAAACAAAGAACTTGACATTGAAAGTCTAGCCTCAAAAACAGCACAACAGGTTCGGGAGGAATTAATCAGATTAAAAGGAATCGGAAATTGGACTATTGACATTTACCTAATGTTTTGCCTTCAGGAACCCGATTTAATTCCACTAGGAGATATCGCTATCATAAACACCATCAAAGAATTACTCAACATCCATGACAAGCAGGAAATGGAAACCCATACACAACAATGGAGTCCTTATCGTTCCTATGCCACATATTTGCTTTGGCACTATTATCTAAAAAAACGAAACCGAACAATTGTGTATTAA
- a CDS encoding bifunctional nuclease family protein: protein MSLVKLSIKGISYSQTQNGAYALILNEVDGERKLPIVIGAFEAQSIAIALEKEIKPPRPLTHDLFKNFAERFDIVVKQVIIHKLVDGVFYSSIICERDKIEEIIDARTSDAIALAIRFNAPIFTYKNILDKAGIYLKANPLETDTPNEMEDILSNPETFGNAESNESGSTYTNHTLQELNELLEQAVEQEDYEKAAKIRDEISKR from the coding sequence ATGAGCTTAGTTAAACTATCTATAAAAGGAATTTCATACAGTCAAACTCAAAATGGCGCTTATGCTTTAATCTTGAATGAGGTTGACGGAGAAAGGAAATTACCTATTGTTATCGGGGCATTTGAAGCTCAATCTATTGCAATTGCTTTGGAGAAAGAAATTAAACCGCCTCGTCCTTTGACTCATGATTTGTTCAAGAATTTTGCTGAACGATTTGATATTGTAGTGAAACAAGTGATTATTCACAAATTGGTAGACGGCGTTTTTTATTCCAGTATTATTTGCGAAAGAGACAAAATCGAAGAGATAATTGATGCCAGAACTTCGGATGCTATCGCGTTGGCGATTCGATTTAATGCACCTATTTTTACTTACAAAAATATTTTGGACAAAGCTGGTATTTACTTAAAGGCAAATCCACTTGAAACAGATACACCAAATGAAATGGAGGATATTTTGAGTAATCCTGAGACCTTTGGGAATGCTGAAAGTAATGAATCTGGCAGTACTTATACGAATCATACTTTGCAGGAATTAAACGAATTGCTGGAACAGGCGGTAGAGCAGGAAGACTATGAAAAAGCGGCAAAAATCCGTGATGAAATTTCCAAAAGATAA
- a CDS encoding electron transfer flavoprotein subunit alpha/FixB family protein — protein sequence MSILIYAESAEGKLKKVALELASYAKKVAESLGTTVTAVTVNAGNVSELSKYGVDKVLKVNNDKLNSFTAKAYADVIKQAAQKEAAKLVLLSSTTDSIYLAPLVAVALEAGFTSNVVGLPVSTSPFQVKRTAFSNKAFNITEINTDVKVLALAKNTYGIFESTDAINRVSTEEDFNPTIGDADFGVKVASVEKSSGKVSIADADIVVSGGRGLKGPENWGMLEELAGVLGAATACSKPVSDLGWRPHGEHVGQTGKPVATNLYIAIGISGAIQHIAGINSSKVKVVINSDPEAPFFKVADYGVVGDAFEIVPQLTAKLKAFKEHQS from the coding sequence ATGTCAATATTAATATATGCAGAATCTGCAGAGGGAAAATTAAAAAAAGTAGCATTGGAATTGGCTTCCTATGCCAAAAAAGTAGCCGAATCATTAGGAACAACCGTTACCGCGGTAACTGTAAATGCAGGAAATGTTTCTGAATTGTCGAAATATGGTGTCGATAAAGTTTTAAAAGTAAACAATGATAAATTAAATAGTTTTACTGCCAAAGCTTATGCCGATGTAATAAAACAAGCGGCTCAGAAAGAAGCAGCCAAATTGGTTTTATTGTCGTCTACAACAGATAGCATCTATTTGGCTCCACTGGTAGCAGTTGCGTTGGAGGCTGGTTTCACTTCAAATGTTGTTGGTTTGCCGGTTAGCACTTCTCCTTTTCAAGTAAAAAGAACGGCTTTTTCAAACAAAGCTTTTAATATAACAGAAATTAATACCGATGTAAAGGTATTGGCTCTTGCCAAAAACACGTACGGTATTTTTGAAAGTACAGACGCGATTAATCGCGTCTCTACGGAAGAAGATTTTAATCCAACAATTGGTGATGCTGATTTTGGGGTAAAAGTGGCTTCTGTCGAAAAAAGTTCTGGCAAAGTGTCTATTGCCGATGCCGATATTGTAGTTTCTGGTGGTCGTGGTCTAAAAGGACCGGAGAACTGGGGAATGCTCGAGGAATTGGCTGGAGTTCTTGGAGCTGCAACGGCTTGTTCAAAACCGGTTTCAGATTTGGGATGGAGACCTCACGGAGAACACGTAGGACAAACGGGAAAACCTGTAGCGACCAATCTGTACATTGCTATCGGAATCTCCGGAGCCATACAACATATAGCAGGGATTAACTCCTCAAAGGTAAAAGTGGTGATTAACAGTGATCCTGAAGCTCCTTTCTTTAAAGTTGCTGATTACGGTGTAGTTGGTGATGCATTTGAAATTGTACCGCAGCTAACGGCCAAACTTAAAGCTTTCAAAGAACACCAATCTTAG
- a CDS encoding isoamylase early set domain-containing protein: MSIKKQFIKTKPVCKVTFSVDAKEANQVSVIGDFNDWKTEEGTLSKLKNGTFKGTFELAKDSEYEFKYFIDGEYVNEPEADSFRWNDFAGTENSVLAV; the protein is encoded by the coding sequence ATGTCAATAAAAAAACAATTTATAAAAACCAAGCCTGTTTGTAAAGTCACTTTTTCAGTAGATGCAAAAGAGGCTAACCAAGTATCTGTAATTGGTGATTTTAATGATTGGAAAACAGAAGAAGGAACTTTAAGTAAATTGAAAAACGGAACTTTTAAAGGAACTTTCGAGTTAGCCAAAGATTCAGAATATGAGTTCAAATATTTTATCGACGGAGAATACGTAAACGAACCTGAAGCCGATTCTTTCAGATGGAACGATTTTGCAGGAACAGAAAATAGTGTACTGGCAGTATAA
- a CDS encoding pyruvate dehydrogenase complex E1 component subunit beta, producing MTHRQYNMRTIQFREAICEAMSEEMRRDESIYLMGEEVAEYNGAYKASKGMLAEFGEKRVIDTPIAELGFTGIAVGSAMNGCRPIVEYMTFNFCLVGIDQIINNAAKMRQMTGGQFNVPIVFRGPTASAGQLGATHSQAIENWFANTPGLKVVVPSNVYDAKGLLKSAIRDNDPVIFMESEQMYGDKGEVPDGEYTIPLGVADIKREGTDVTIVSFGKIIKEAYIAADQLEKEGISCEIIDLRTVRPMDKDAILASVKKTNRLVILEEAWPFASISSEITYIVQEQAFDFLDAPIQRITTADTPAPYSPVLLKEWLPNAADVVKAVKKVLYK from the coding sequence ATTACACACAGACAATATAATATGAGAACGATACAATTTAGAGAGGCCATTTGCGAAGCGATGAGCGAAGAAATGCGCCGTGATGAGTCCATATACTTAATGGGTGAAGAGGTAGCAGAGTACAATGGTGCCTACAAAGCATCTAAAGGAATGCTTGCCGAATTTGGTGAAAAAAGAGTAATTGACACTCCAATTGCCGAACTTGGTTTTACCGGAATTGCTGTTGGATCTGCAATGAACGGATGTCGTCCGATAGTAGAGTATATGACTTTCAACTTTTGTTTGGTTGGAATTGACCAAATTATAAATAATGCTGCCAAAATGCGTCAAATGACCGGTGGGCAATTCAACGTGCCAATCGTTTTCCGTGGGCCAACTGCTTCGGCAGGACAATTGGGAGCTACTCACTCACAAGCTATCGAAAACTGGTTTGCCAACACTCCGGGACTTAAAGTTGTGGTTCCTTCTAATGTTTATGATGCCAAAGGTCTATTAAAATCGGCTATCCGTGACAATGACCCTGTTATTTTCATGGAATCAGAACAAATGTATGGTGACAAAGGTGAAGTGCCAGATGGTGAATATACTATTCCACTTGGAGTTGCCGACATTAAACGTGAAGGTACTGATGTAACGATTGTTTCTTTCGGAAAAATAATCAAAGAAGCTTATATTGCTGCTGATCAATTGGAAAAAGAAGGTATCTCATGCGAAATTATCGACTTAAGAACTGTTCGCCCAATGGATAAAGATGCCATTTTAGCTTCGGTTAAAAAAACAAACAGATTGGTAATTCTTGAAGAGGCTTGGCCATTTGCAAGCATTTCTTCAGAAATCACTTATATTGTTCAAGAACAAGCTTTTGACTTCTTAGATGCACCAATTCAACGTATAACAACTGCCGACACCCCTGCACCATACTCTCCGGTACTATTGAAAGAATGGTTACCGAATGCTGCAGATGTTGTAAAAGCAGTTAAAAAAGTACTATACAAATAA
- a CDS encoding thymidylate synthase: protein MKQYLDLVQHVMTNGCQKGDRTGTGTKSVFGYQMRFDLSEGFPMLTTKKLHLKSIIYELLWFLKGDTNIKYLQENGVKIWDAWADSNGDLGPVYGHQWRNWNSEEIDQISELITELKTNPNSRRMLVSAWNPSVLPDTTKSFEENVANNKAALPPCHAFFQFYVASPDESKGETKGKLSCQLYQRSADIFLGVPFNIASYALLTMMIAQVCDLEVGEFIHTFGDAHIYNNHFEQLELQLSREPRPLPKMILNPNVKNIFDFDYDDFTLEGYEPHALIKGSVAV from the coding sequence ATGAAACAATACCTAGATTTAGTGCAACATGTTATGACAAACGGTTGCCAAAAAGGAGATCGTACTGGAACTGGGACAAAAAGTGTATTTGGATACCAAATGCGATTTGATTTGAGTGAAGGTTTTCCAATGTTAACTACCAAAAAGTTGCATCTGAAATCAATTATATATGAATTGCTTTGGTTCCTTAAAGGAGATACCAATATTAAATACCTACAGGAAAACGGAGTAAAAATCTGGGATGCTTGGGCAGACAGCAATGGTGATTTAGGGCCTGTTTATGGGCACCAATGGCGCAATTGGAATAGTGAGGAAATTGACCAAATTAGTGAACTTATCACCGAATTAAAAACCAATCCAAATAGTAGAAGAATGTTGGTTTCGGCATGGAATCCATCCGTATTGCCAGATACCACAAAGTCGTTTGAGGAAAATGTTGCCAATAACAAAGCAGCCTTGCCACCTTGTCACGCTTTTTTTCAGTTTTATGTAGCTTCACCAGATGAGTCCAAAGGAGAAACTAAAGGAAAGCTTTCATGTCAATTGTACCAGCGTAGTGCCGACATTTTTTTGGGAGTTCCCTTTAATATTGCTTCGTATGCATTATTAACCATGATGATTGCACAAGTTTGTGATCTCGAAGTAGGTGAATTTATTCACACTTTTGGAGATGCACACATATACAATAACCATTTTGAGCAACTCGAGTTACAACTTAGTCGCGAACCGAGACCATTGCCAAAAATGATTTTAAATCCAAATGTAAAAAACATCTTCGATTTCGATTATGATGATTTTACGTTAGAGGGATATGAGCCACATGCCCTAATCAAAGGGAGTGTTGCTGTATAG
- a CDS encoding inorganic diphosphatase — protein MTDKLKTFDVLIEIPRGSRNKYEYDFSIKRMRFDRMLFSSMMYPADYGFIPETLALDGDPLDVLVLINEPTFPGCVMQVKPIGVFHMADDKGPDEKIICVPVSDPIWNSLENLSDVNPHLLKEIEHFFQVYKDLENKKVDVGGWGNLDEAYEIIKECTERFDQIENKPEGLFSIK, from the coding sequence ATGACAGACAAATTAAAAACTTTTGATGTATTAATTGAGATACCAAGAGGAAGCAGAAATAAATATGAATATGATTTTTCTATAAAAAGAATGCGTTTTGACAGAATGTTATTCTCTTCGATGATGTACCCTGCAGATTATGGTTTCATTCCCGAAACTTTGGCTTTGGATGGAGATCCTTTGGATGTTTTGGTACTGATAAACGAGCCAACTTTTCCTGGTTGCGTAATGCAAGTAAAACCTATCGGCGTTTTCCACATGGCCGACGATAAAGGTCCAGACGAAAAAATAATCTGTGTACCAGTTTCTGATCCAATTTGGAATTCATTAGAAAACCTATCTGATGTAAACCCGCACCTTTTAAAAGAAATCGAGCACTTTTTTCAGGTTTACAAAGACCTTGAAAACAAAAAAGTGGATGTAGGAGGCTGGGGAAACTTAGACGAAGCCTATGAAATCATTAAAGAATGTACAGAACGTTTCGACCAAATAGAAAACAAACCAGAAGGATTATTTAGCATTAAATAA
- a CDS encoding dihydrofolate reductase, with amino-acid sequence MIIMIAAVAENNALGKNNELVWHLPNDFKRFKALTTGHYIIMGRKTFESFPKPLPNRTHVVVTRNKDYNPGGCIVAESIEKAIAICPENETSFIIGGGEIYSLGLPYADKLEITKVHHSFEADAFFPEINSDDWKEIETEFNPIDDKHQYAYTYQTFVKV; translated from the coding sequence ATGATTATAATGATTGCTGCAGTAGCAGAAAACAATGCCCTTGGAAAAAATAATGAATTAGTTTGGCATTTGCCCAATGATTTTAAAAGGTTCAAAGCCCTTACTACCGGACACTATATAATTATGGGAAGAAAAACTTTTGAAAGTTTCCCAAAACCGCTTCCCAATAGGACTCATGTTGTTGTAACTAGAAACAAAGATTACAATCCCGGGGGATGTATTGTTGCAGAAAGTATTGAAAAAGCAATAGCCATTTGTCCAGAAAATGAAACATCTTTTATAATAGGTGGAGGGGAAATTTATAGTTTAGGACTTCCTTATGCAGATAAACTTGAAATTACAAAAGTGCATCACAGTTTTGAGGCTGATGCTTTTTTCCCTGAAATAAATTCTGATGATTGGAAAGAAATAGAAACCGAGTTCAATCCAATTGACGATAAACACCAATATGCCTATACCTATCAGACTTTTGTTAAGGTATAG
- a CDS encoding pectate lyase family protein codes for MKKILFLLVCLQMAVNISAQNYCMSSPEGFGAAATGGGVPTSSNTITVTNYSELKKALTSTAVSNSVILVSGVIDCPYTSVLLNNKTIIGLPGAKLRNTKITVTSNPPSASDAATSASNSGILYIKPNSKNVIIRNLIFEGPGAFDVDGRDNLTSEGTDIWVDHCEFQDGIDGNFDIKGAADNITISWCKFGYLKTPTAGGTGGSPDHRFSDLIGSSIKDFPADGRYSVTFKNCYWAEGCKMRMPRVRNAELHLVNCYYKTSVLGSTAISLGAGNKGTTCYVEKCNFEQVGTILGSKTEGSGTTSVKFDNCVKGGTLTAVTGLDLGTISKPSYSYKASNVENVAQYLSNASCGAGATLQVSPSGVISSGCKN; via the coding sequence ATGAAAAAGATCTTATTCTTACTAGTATGTTTACAAATGGCAGTAAACATTTCGGCGCAAAATTATTGTATGTCCAGCCCAGAAGGATTTGGAGCTGCTGCTACAGGAGGAGGTGTGCCAACGTCATCAAATACAATAACCGTTACGAACTATAGTGAGTTAAAAAAGGCACTGACATCTACAGCAGTTTCTAATTCGGTAATTTTAGTATCCGGAGTTATTGATTGTCCATACACCAGTGTTTTGTTGAACAATAAAACTATTATAGGTCTTCCGGGAGCCAAACTTAGAAATACTAAGATAACGGTAACTTCAAATCCTCCGTCAGCTTCTGATGCTGCAACGTCAGCGTCAAATTCTGGGATACTATATATAAAACCAAACTCGAAGAACGTAATTATCCGAAATCTAATTTTTGAAGGTCCGGGAGCTTTTGATGTTGATGGTAGGGACAATCTTACCTCGGAAGGTACTGATATTTGGGTAGACCATTGTGAGTTTCAAGATGGAATAGATGGTAATTTTGACATAAAAGGGGCTGCTGATAATATAACGATTTCCTGGTGTAAATTTGGTTACTTAAAAACGCCTACCGCCGGAGGAACAGGGGGTTCTCCTGATCACCGTTTTTCAGATTTAATAGGATCTAGTATTAAGGATTTTCCTGCGGATGGAAGATATAGCGTGACTTTTAAAAACTGCTATTGGGCTGAAGGTTGTAAAATGAGAATGCCTAGAGTGAGAAATGCTGAATTACACTTGGTAAACTGCTATTACAAAACTAGTGTTCTTGGGTCAACGGCTATTAGTTTGGGGGCAGGAAACAAAGGAACTACCTGTTATGTAGAGAAATGTAATTTTGAACAAGTAGGAACAATTTTGGGATCTAAGACTGAAGGTTCTGGAACTACAAGTGTGAAATTTGATAATTGTGTTAAGGGAGGAACATTAACCGCGGTAACTGGTTTGGATTTGGGTACTATTTCAAAACCTTCCTATTCTTACAAAGCTTCAAATGTCGAAAATGTAGCTCAATATCTGTCTAATGCTTCTTGTGGAGCAGGAGCAACACTTCAAGTTAGTCCTTCTGGGGTTATATCATCAGGTTGCAAAAATTAG
- a CDS encoding DUF5686 and carboxypeptidase-like regulatory domain-containing protein, which translates to MKKNLLIIVLFLIVPITQIFAQTKVSGIVVDKTKQPVPFANIVFKNTSISTVTNEDGRFYIESPTTQQTLVVSSVGFSEKEITLTKSVNYNFTVELNDQESLKEVVIYTGKTSKKDNPALAILRKIWERKRKNGLHLFDQYQMEKYEKVEFDINSIDSAYKKNKLFKGMEFIFDHVDTSKITGKTYLPVFINEALSDVYGDNKIAKVKEIIKANKTSGYEGNQQILSFIKDLYSDYDIYNNHILLFDKSFTSPLSTTGIDTYNYVLKDSAFIDKKWCYNIVFYPRRKNELTFKGDFWVNDTTFAIKKINMAVTKSANINWVKDIYVEQEFEVLNDSVFILTKDYLMSDFAVNKKEKSKGVYGKRTTFYQNHQFNIPKPEKFFKEEVNFVDNEVYKKNDEYWEENRFEKLNKDEQGVYKMLDTLKTVPAFKRLANLVTILASGYINFENFDFGPIFSTFGYNEVEGLRVQLGGRTYFGPNDPWRVQAYTAYGFEDQKFKYGFAGKWMIDKKNRIIISGGNRHDIEQLGASLTTSNDVLARNYGSSAFITTGSNGKLTNIELTNAYIAIEPVKNLTFQTGVTYKTLESASPVFSLDYYTTLPSAENPEGVIKNKTTQSEFNIQAEYTPKRRTIAYGVERSIANSPYTTLFVNYSQGYKGVFNSDFNYKKLEFYYKQPIIIGPLGRTNLILELGKTFGTVPLGLLSVVPGNQTLFTIENSFSNLNYYEFVTDKYATLQWNHDFNGRLFARIPFMRKLNWRELIGVKAAYGTVSDANRAINASGLNYVAPENIYWEYNAGIGNIFKVFRLDFSWRGSYLNMPDINRFAIKGSFGFYF; encoded by the coding sequence ATGAAAAAGAACCTACTCATAATTGTCCTGTTTCTAATTGTGCCAATAACTCAAATTTTTGCACAGACAAAAGTGAGTGGTATTGTTGTTGACAAAACCAAACAACCTGTCCCTTTTGCCAACATCGTTTTCAAAAATACTAGCATCAGTACGGTAACCAATGAAGACGGACGTTTTTATATTGAATCTCCAACTACCCAACAAACATTAGTAGTAAGTTCTGTTGGTTTTTCTGAAAAAGAAATTACCCTTACCAAATCCGTCAACTATAATTTTACAGTTGAATTAAACGATCAGGAATCTCTCAAAGAAGTAGTCATCTATACCGGGAAAACTTCGAAAAAAGACAATCCGGCACTAGCAATCCTACGTAAAATCTGGGAAAGAAAAAGGAAAAACGGTCTGCATCTGTTTGATCAATATCAAATGGAGAAATATGAAAAAGTAGAGTTTGACATTAACTCCATTGATAGCGCTTACAAAAAAAATAAGCTTTTCAAAGGAATGGAATTTATATTTGACCATGTCGACACATCAAAAATTACCGGAAAAACCTATCTTCCTGTTTTTATCAACGAAGCCTTGTCGGACGTATATGGAGACAATAAAATCGCTAAGGTAAAAGAAATTATTAAAGCCAATAAAACGTCAGGTTACGAAGGCAATCAACAAATTTTGTCCTTTATAAAAGATTTGTATTCTGATTATGATATCTACAATAATCACATCTTATTATTTGACAAAAGTTTTACGAGTCCACTTTCTACAACTGGGATTGACACCTATAATTATGTACTAAAAGACAGTGCTTTTATCGATAAAAAATGGTGTTACAATATTGTTTTTTATCCAAGACGAAAAAACGAATTGACCTTCAAAGGTGATTTTTGGGTAAATGATACCACTTTTGCCATAAAAAAAATCAATATGGCCGTTACCAAAAGTGCCAATATAAACTGGGTAAAAGACATTTATGTAGAACAAGAATTCGAAGTTTTAAACGATTCTGTTTTCATTTTGACAAAGGATTATCTAATGTCTGATTTTGCTGTAAATAAAAAAGAGAAATCCAAAGGAGTTTACGGCAAGCGAACGACTTTTTATCAAAATCATCAATTTAATATTCCAAAACCCGAGAAATTCTTCAAAGAAGAAGTCAATTTTGTCGACAATGAAGTCTATAAAAAAAATGACGAATACTGGGAAGAAAATCGTTTTGAAAAATTAAACAAAGATGAGCAAGGCGTGTACAAAATGCTCGACACCCTTAAAACTGTTCCCGCCTTTAAAAGACTTGCTAATTTGGTAACCATACTGGCAAGCGGCTACATAAATTTTGAAAATTTTGATTTTGGCCCTATTTTCTCCACTTTCGGATACAACGAAGTTGAGGGTTTAAGAGTTCAGCTCGGAGGGCGAACTTATTTTGGTCCTAATGACCCTTGGCGAGTACAGGCTTATACCGCTTATGGCTTTGAAGACCAAAAATTCAAATATGGTTTTGCTGGCAAATGGATGATTGATAAAAAAAACCGAATCATTATTTCGGGAGGAAACCGGCATGACATCGAACAGTTGGGAGCAAGTCTGACGACTTCCAATGATGTTTTGGCAAGAAATTATGGTTCATCAGCATTTATCACCACAGGTTCCAATGGAAAATTAACCAACATAGAACTGACGAACGCCTACATTGCAATAGAACCCGTCAAAAACCTGACTTTTCAAACTGGAGTAACCTACAAAACACTAGAATCAGCCTCACCTGTTTTCAGTCTGGATTACTATACCACTTTGCCTTCTGCCGAAAATCCCGAAGGTGTCATAAAAAACAAGACCACCCAATCTGAATTTAATATCCAGGCTGAGTACACTCCTAAACGAAGAACCATAGCCTATGGAGTTGAAAGAAGCATTGCCAATAGCCCTTACACTACCCTTTTTGTAAATTACAGCCAGGGATACAAAGGTGTTTTCAACAGTGATTTTAATTACAAAAAACTGGAGTTTTATTACAAGCAGCCTATCATTATAGGACCTCTGGGCAGGACTAATTTGATTTTGGAACTCGGAAAAACTTTTGGAACAGTTCCTTTGGGATTATTGAGTGTTGTTCCAGGAAACCAAACGCTATTCACGATTGAAAACTCTTTCAGTAATCTTAATTATTACGAATTTGTTACCGATAAATATGCAACCCTGCAATGGAATCACGATTTTAATGGAAGACTATTTGCTAGAATACCCTTTATGCGAAAACTGAACTGGAGAGAATTAATCGGAGTAAAAGCTGCCTATGGAACCGTTTCGGATGCCAACAGGGCCATAAATGCTTCCGGCTTAAACTATGTCGCACCAGAAAATATTTACTGGGAATACAATGCAGGAATAGGAAACATCTTCAAGGTGTTCCGACTTGATTTTTCATGGAGAGGAAGTTATCTCAATATGCCTGACATCAATAGATTTGCCATAAAAGGATCTTTTGGGTTTTATTTTTAG